In Gimesia sp., the following are encoded in one genomic region:
- a CDS encoding neutral/alkaline non-lysosomal ceramidase N-terminal domain-containing protein has protein sequence MHYLTQFRAGILLLLISCVCLSQTPQSYADEALWKAGSASAVITPQEDLWMAGYGGRTKPADGKIHDLWLKVLVIEARDGHRGVIVSTDTLGIPQSIYNNVCAALKKKFDLDRSQIMLNASHTHCGPVLRGALHDIYPLNKEQIAQVNKYSTQLEQKLVDAVTTAIKNLEPASLWTGEGHTSFAVNRRNNIEADVPKLRKEGKLKGPIDHSVPILAVKDKNGKLKTIVFGYACHNTTLGIQQWCGDYAGFAQYDLEAMFPGVTAMFYMGCGADQNPLPRRTMELAQSYGSRLAHTVADTVRLPMVELDPVLKTEIEIIDIKLGDAPTKEELEKLAAGNQNNYRNRWGARLLKQLNSGKPFRTSYPFPVQVWLMGKRQLWVTIGGEVVVDYALGMKKLFGDSTWIAGYCNDVMAYTPSLRVLEEDVPPRKSSRWGYEGNTSMAVYGMPANRWSDEIEDKIVESAQRQVEKVRNGK, from the coding sequence ATGCATTATCTAACGCAGTTTCGCGCCGGCATTCTACTTTTATTGATTTCCTGTGTCTGTCTTTCACAAACTCCACAGAGTTACGCTGACGAGGCACTCTGGAAAGCCGGATCTGCCAGTGCTGTGATCACCCCGCAGGAAGATCTCTGGATGGCTGGCTATGGTGGTCGCACCAAACCGGCTGATGGTAAGATCCACGACCTCTGGCTCAAAGTACTGGTGATTGAAGCGCGCGACGGTCATCGTGGGGTGATCGTCTCGACGGATACTCTGGGAATTCCCCAGTCGATCTACAACAACGTCTGTGCTGCACTTAAGAAAAAATTCGATCTTGATCGCAGCCAGATCATGCTCAATGCATCCCACACCCACTGTGGCCCTGTCTTACGCGGCGCTCTGCATGATATTTACCCCTTGAATAAAGAACAGATCGCACAGGTCAACAAGTATTCCACACAGTTGGAACAGAAACTCGTCGACGCCGTCACCACCGCAATCAAGAACCTGGAGCCAGCGAGCCTCTGGACCGGTGAAGGCCATACCAGTTTCGCAGTGAACCGCCGCAATAATATAGAAGCCGATGTTCCCAAACTGCGAAAAGAGGGAAAGCTGAAAGGCCCCATCGATCACAGCGTCCCAATCCTGGCCGTGAAAGACAAAAACGGTAAACTGAAAACCATCGTCTTCGGCTATGCCTGTCACAATACGACTCTGGGTATTCAGCAGTGGTGTGGCGACTATGCAGGTTTTGCCCAGTACGACCTCGAGGCCATGTTTCCCGGCGTGACCGCCATGTTTTACATGGGCTGTGGTGCTGACCAGAACCCACTGCCCCGCCGAACCATGGAATTGGCTCAGTCCTATGGTTCCCGTCTGGCTCATACCGTCGCCGATACCGTCCGTCTGCCGATGGTCGAACTCGATCCTGTGCTGAAAACCGAAATCGAAATTATTGACATCAAACTGGGTGATGCTCCGACTAAAGAGGAACTCGAAAAACTCGCTGCCGGTAATCAGAATAACTACCGTAACCGCTGGGGCGCCCGCCTGCTCAAGCAACTCAACTCGGGTAAACCATTCCGGACTTCCTATCCCTTCCCGGTTCAGGTCTGGCTGATGGGCAAGCGACAGCTCTGGGTCACCATCGGGGGTGAGGTTGTCGTCGACTACGCCCTGGGAATGAAAAAGTTGTTCGGGGACAGTACCTGGATTGCAGGTTACTGTAATGATGTGATGGCCTATACTCCTTCTCTCCGTGTTCTGGAAGAGGACGTGCCTCCCCGCAAGTCATCCCGCTGGGGCTATGAAGGCAACACATCGATGGCCGTCTATGGAATGCCCGCCAACCGCTGGTCCGACGAAATTGAAGACAAAATCGTCGAGAGTGCCCAGCGACAGGTCGAGAAGGTCCGCAATGGAAAATAG
- a CDS encoding glycosyltransferase family 87 protein has product MSEAIVAQQNHWPAARKILWVILFLCALMVFAPGYIAALRPADGQVFDFFKEWASVQNRLTGQPVYSDQELALEKHLNLKLSTPGAFFDRYNTHPPSANLIAVPFAWLSYQEAQLAWNLAALGMLALSLYWIVEGLKIQMTFWTTLALLTLLLATDPLQQTLIQGQPNLLLGLLIVGAWKNGRSGKSLLAGSCLGLATAVKIYPAYLFLYFLVRRDFRALLGGALSLGLVTLLTIGLFGIDAYRDYLSVVLPSLSDVTNNWGNASLLAFWERLFEQSSDSVLPVVDSPALLKFAVWSSWIAVTSIAGLAAWRTRNANFDDQAFGITIVAMLLMTPTTWHHYFIILLLPIGLLLTMYTPYSGKRWLVNLLIIALAISPRLTWALLISQQQTAPGSGATPWEQGGMVAQPWQSLTALSYQCYALLLSIVMLWPLPELEEEQASQTG; this is encoded by the coding sequence GTGTCTGAAGCTATCGTCGCTCAACAGAATCACTGGCCAGCTGCAAGAAAAATATTGTGGGTCATTCTTTTCCTGTGTGCCCTGATGGTCTTTGCGCCCGGATATATCGCCGCTCTGAGACCCGCCGATGGCCAGGTCTTCGATTTCTTCAAGGAATGGGCATCCGTCCAGAACCGCCTGACTGGTCAGCCCGTTTATTCGGATCAGGAACTGGCGCTGGAAAAGCATCTGAATCTCAAGCTCTCAACTCCCGGTGCTTTTTTTGACCGATACAATACACACCCCCCTTCAGCCAACCTGATTGCAGTCCCTTTTGCCTGGCTCAGTTACCAGGAAGCACAGCTGGCCTGGAACCTGGCCGCCCTGGGCATGCTTGCTCTCTCGCTTTATTGGATCGTAGAGGGCCTGAAGATTCAGATGACCTTCTGGACGACTCTGGCCCTGCTCACACTCCTGCTCGCCACCGATCCCCTGCAGCAGACCCTGATCCAGGGACAACCCAATCTCCTGCTGGGATTGCTTATTGTCGGCGCCTGGAAAAACGGTCGTAGCGGCAAATCGCTCCTGGCCGGCAGCTGTCTTGGCCTGGCAACAGCAGTCAAAATCTATCCGGCGTACCTGTTTCTCTATTTCCTGGTCCGGCGCGACTTCCGCGCCCTGCTGGGGGGAGCACTCTCTCTGGGGCTGGTTACCCTTCTCACCATCGGACTTTTCGGAATCGACGCCTATCGCGATTATCTCTCGGTCGTATTACCTTCTCTCTCAGATGTGACAAACAACTGGGGCAATGCTTCGCTGCTGGCATTCTGGGAACGACTGTTCGAACAGTCGTCTGACAGCGTACTACCAGTTGTCGATTCCCCCGCACTGTTGAAATTCGCGGTCTGGTCTTCCTGGATCGCAGTGACATCCATCGCCGGACTGGCTGCCTGGCGGACGCGCAACGCGAATTTCGACGATCAGGCCTTCGGGATTACAATCGTCGCGATGCTGCTGATGACGCCCACCACCTGGCATCACTACTTCATCATTCTGCTCCTGCCGATCGGGCTGTTGCTCACCATGTATACCCCTTATTCGGGAAAACGCTGGCTTGTCAACCTGCTGATCATCGCCCTGGCCATCAGCCCCCGGCTTACCTGGGCACTGTTGATCTCACAACAACAGACAGCGCCGGGATCCGGTGCCACGCCCTGGGAACAGGGAGGCATGGTCGCCCAACCCTGGCAGTCACTCACGGCGCTCTCATATCAGTGTTACGCCCTGCTGCTCAGCATCGTCATGCTCTGGCCACTGCCTGAACTCGAAGAAGAGCAGGCCAGCCAGACGGGTTGA
- a CDS encoding DUF1501 domain-containing protein, with translation MVTPPFSRRTALKNMALGVTAWSTSSWLPALADVASATGKKPKSVILIWLNGGPATIDLWDLKPGNQNGGPFRKIDTKVPGMQISEHLPGLAAQAADFSLIRSMSTREGDHSRARFVSMTGYTPQGAIKFPAFGSLVAHEFNVENDIPSYVHIGGRPAISGGGFLGPQFAPFVVGGRSRRRGPDNADLKVADLAPVSPDQQTERLQLQSELGSLSTMPTSVVTDALNSARDRALRLMNPQAASVFNLEEEQASVREAYGPGSFGQGCLMARRLVERGVSFVEVSLNGWDTHSNNFERVKELSQQLDRGCASLLNDLRERGLLKDTLVVCQGEFGRTPRINGQDGRDHWPASWAMMLAGAGIRGGQVIGETSADGAEIKSKPTRTADLMATIFRGVGLDPRKQNMSNVGRPIRLADPDGTPLEELL, from the coding sequence ATGGTCACCCCCCCATTTTCACGACGGACCGCTTTAAAAAACATGGCCCTCGGAGTCACTGCCTGGTCGACTTCCAGCTGGCTCCCCGCCCTGGCCGATGTGGCGTCTGCCACAGGGAAAAAGCCCAAATCAGTGATTCTGATCTGGCTGAACGGCGGCCCTGCCACGATCGACCTCTGGGATCTCAAACCCGGAAACCAGAACGGCGGCCCCTTCCGGAAAATTGATACGAAAGTCCCCGGAATGCAGATCAGTGAGCATCTCCCCGGACTGGCTGCCCAGGCAGCGGACTTCTCGCTGATTCGTTCCATGTCAACACGTGAAGGGGATCACTCCCGTGCCCGCTTTGTCTCGATGACGGGCTACACACCTCAGGGCGCGATCAAGTTTCCAGCGTTCGGCTCTCTGGTGGCTCATGAATTCAATGTCGAAAATGATATCCCCTCTTATGTGCATATTGGAGGACGACCGGCTATCAGTGGCGGCGGATTTCTTGGTCCGCAGTTCGCCCCCTTTGTCGTCGGTGGACGCAGTCGTCGCAGAGGCCCCGACAATGCAGATCTGAAGGTCGCGGACCTCGCCCCGGTCTCTCCAGACCAGCAGACAGAACGGTTGCAACTGCAATCCGAACTGGGCTCCCTGTCTACCATGCCCACTTCTGTAGTTACGGATGCACTCAACTCTGCCCGCGACAGGGCCCTGCGACTCATGAATCCCCAGGCTGCTTCTGTCTTCAACCTGGAAGAAGAACAGGCATCAGTCCGTGAAGCCTACGGCCCCGGTTCATTTGGACAGGGCTGCCTGATGGCACGCAGGCTCGTGGAACGGGGCGTCAGCTTTGTGGAAGTATCCCTTAACGGCTGGGACACGCATTCGAATAACTTTGAACGCGTCAAGGAACTGTCGCAACAACTGGATCGTGGCTGTGCCTCACTCCTCAACGATCTCCGCGAGCGGGGGCTCCTGAAAGATACACTGGTTGTCTGCCAGGGTGAATTTGGTCGCACCCCGCGCATCAACGGACAGGATGGGCGGGACCACTGGCCCGCTTCCTGGGCCATGATGCTGGCCGGTGCCGGCATTCGAGGAGGTCAGGTGATTGGAGAGACCAGCGCTGATGGCGCTGAAATCAAATCGAAACCCACCCGCACCGCAGATCTCATGGCCACCATTTTCCGAGGCGTAGGCCTCGATCCCCGTAAACAAAATATGTCCAACGTCGGACGCCCGATCCGACTGGCAGATCCAGATGGCACTCCCCTTGAGGAACTACTATGA
- a CDS encoding DUF1549 domain-containing protein — protein sequence MQRIIGTSLFFLVATLSFAPTVFATEITPRSISHLIDERLGTDNQPQLQFATDAEFLRRVSLDLGGRIPTSIEVYDYLENTSESRHSEAITRLMNSGVYYRNMATFWRRSWVPQADTPEFDSVTGNFERWLIHRLQQKTPYDELVTKILTLDQVAIVPESTTPVGFYDANLSKPENLAASSTRAFLGINLDCAQCHDHPFSRWTREQFWQTAAFFAPPVMGKGDQPQPPEVQIPDTKLAYKPALLSKTKIQWPQQLDSVSLRLVLVDWMKTNQEQLLAKNAVNRLWAHFFGEAIIEPMDDLSRDEFQSGPHAQLLNELSQTFIDSGYDLQTLVEGIVSSNAYRLSSSPQSITDAKGSTQKQNPATENDPKADSVATFRITKATIRGLTGEQIYDSLQTAAGLAPERDDVRGGNDRSQREEFSTQFYIERAHSAERSIAQSLTLMNGRFINELTCPDGNRVLASLVSSPFMTPAEQIDTVFIAVLGRHAQPAELQAVQRSFKSHPDSSHSQHLGNLFWALINSSEFNTNH from the coding sequence GTGCAGAGAATAATCGGGACCAGCCTGTTTTTCCTGGTCGCTACGCTCTCGTTTGCTCCCACCGTCTTCGCCACCGAGATCACACCGCGATCAATTTCCCATCTGATCGACGAACGCCTGGGAACCGATAACCAGCCCCAACTCCAGTTCGCTACCGATGCCGAGTTTCTGCGGCGGGTCTCCCTCGATCTGGGTGGGCGAATTCCCACGAGTATCGAAGTCTATGACTACCTGGAAAATACCTCCGAATCACGTCACAGTGAAGCGATCACGCGTCTGATGAACTCGGGCGTCTATTACCGAAATATGGCGACCTTCTGGCGCCGTTCCTGGGTGCCTCAGGCTGATACCCCTGAATTTGATTCCGTCACCGGCAATTTCGAACGCTGGCTCATTCACCGGCTGCAACAAAAGACGCCTTATGACGAACTCGTCACGAAAATTCTAACCTTAGACCAGGTAGCTATTGTCCCTGAGAGCACCACTCCCGTCGGATTTTACGATGCCAATCTTTCAAAACCGGAAAATCTCGCTGCCAGCTCCACTCGTGCATTCCTGGGTATTAATCTCGATTGTGCACAATGTCACGACCATCCCTTTTCCCGCTGGACTCGCGAGCAGTTCTGGCAGACCGCTGCATTCTTCGCACCGCCGGTAATGGGCAAAGGAGATCAGCCACAGCCCCCTGAAGTCCAGATACCCGATACCAAACTCGCTTATAAACCAGCCCTGCTCTCCAAAACGAAAATTCAATGGCCGCAGCAGCTCGACTCCGTTTCCCTGAGACTGGTGCTGGTTGACTGGATGAAAACCAACCAGGAACAGTTGCTGGCGAAAAATGCCGTTAATCGGCTCTGGGCTCACTTCTTCGGTGAAGCTATCATTGAACCGATGGATGACCTCAGTCGCGATGAATTCCAGTCAGGCCCCCATGCCCAACTGTTGAATGAACTCTCTCAGACTTTCATCGACAGTGGCTATGATCTGCAGACGCTGGTGGAAGGTATCGTCAGCTCCAATGCATATCGGTTGTCATCGTCGCCACAAAGTATCACTGACGCTAAGGGCAGTACTCAGAAACAGAATCCCGCCACGGAAAACGACCCCAAAGCAGACAGCGTCGCAACCTTCCGCATTACAAAAGCAACCATACGTGGGCTCACCGGCGAGCAGATCTACGATAGCCTGCAGACTGCAGCCGGGCTGGCCCCTGAAAGGGACGATGTTCGAGGCGGTAACGATCGCAGTCAGCGAGAAGAGTTTTCAACACAATTTTACATCGAACGCGCACACAGTGCCGAACGTTCGATTGCACAGTCACTGACCCTCATGAACGGCAGATTCATCAACGAACTGACTTGTCCCGACGGGAATCGGGTGCTCGCTTCTCTGGTGAGCTCCCCCTTTATGACTCCTGCAGAGCAGATTGACACCGTATTTATTGCCGTGCTGGGACGACATGCACAACCAGCCGAACTGCAGGCTGTGCAACGCAGTTTCAAATCTCATCCAGACTCTTCCCACTCACAGCATCTGGGAAACCTGTTCTGGGCTCTGATTAATTCGTCTGAGTTCAACACCAACCATTAA
- a CDS encoding DUF1559 domain-containing protein produces MREWFTLLEVIVTTLCVALLTVILLPGMLVARDTAREQSCQHSLRQLGTAFFEYEKVHGGLPPRRSGFNDGNAYGGWGGFILPHLLTDDQATAYDTRFDFFDPRNKQIVETQLPVFLCPASPAERFVQIQSQASTKSLNPNKETVYSCKAAAVDFITSNGVQMARSGYGINAMGQDGRIGNQRQPMTDNQDLPLSKVTDGLSNTLLLIEQAGRPAAWYNREKQPGDGQFGMSPNARGAWAGWGSISFGAVNPETGQRPPRGDSTDCSVNCNNWLGIYGFHKEGGNVLFCDGSVRLIGKKLDPLTFAYLTIRDDGHLIQHDDF; encoded by the coding sequence ATGCGAGAGTGGTTCACCCTTCTGGAAGTCATCGTCACGACCCTTTGTGTCGCACTTCTGACAGTCATCTTGCTGCCTGGCATGCTCGTCGCCCGGGATACCGCACGAGAACAATCCTGTCAGCACAGCCTGCGTCAGCTGGGAACGGCTTTCTTCGAGTACGAAAAAGTTCACGGCGGCCTGCCTCCCCGTCGTTCCGGATTCAATGACGGCAATGCTTACGGCGGCTGGGGTGGTTTCATCCTGCCGCACCTCTTGACAGACGACCAGGCGACCGCTTACGACACGCGCTTTGATTTCTTCGACCCCCGCAACAAACAAATTGTCGAAACGCAACTACCGGTCTTCCTCTGCCCCGCCAGTCCCGCAGAGCGATTCGTACAGATTCAGTCGCAGGCCTCAACCAAGTCACTCAACCCGAATAAGGAAACCGTCTATTCCTGCAAAGCAGCAGCCGTCGATTTCATCACGTCGAATGGCGTGCAGATGGCCCGTAGCGGTTACGGCATCAACGCGATGGGCCAAGACGGGCGTATCGGCAACCAGCGTCAGCCCATGACCGACAACCAGGATCTTCCCCTTTCAAAAGTGACTGACGGGCTTTCGAACACACTCCTGTTGATCGAACAGGCGGGACGTCCTGCGGCCTGGTACAACCGGGAAAAACAACCCGGCGATGGACAGTTCGGCATGAGCCCTAATGCTCGCGGTGCCTGGGCCGGCTGGGGATCGATTTCCTTTGGAGCAGTCAATCCGGAAACCGGACAACGCCCCCCGAGAGGTGACAGCACCGACTGCAGCGTCAACTGTAACAACTGGCTGGGAATCTACGGTTTTCACAAAGAAGGCGGTAACGTTTTATTTTGCGACGGCAGCGTGCGACTCATCGGAAAAAAACTCGATCCACTCACCTTCGCTTACCTCACCATTCGAGATGACGGGCACCTGATTCAACATGACGACTTCTAA
- a CDS encoding DUF1559 domain-containing protein: MARLSTRKPRFGFTLIELLVVIAIIAILIALLLPAVQQAREAARRMSCKNNLKQIALAAHNYESAFRVLPPRRILSSGNRRGWGPSILPYLDQANLQGRYDFNKNFYDPENADNIKVPLKVFMCPSAPGPRPITVLVSGVSSEGIAGDYFGPNSFRSNLYGVSSLSGNNQITAMDDLPRTRKFRDITDGTTNTMLITEQAGRPDYYIRGIKQPSNAGLSQATSWGSWPSYQVFQVQVFGSDAVTRDGPVGTCSINCNNSQGIYSFHTGGAQASFADGSVHMLSESIDANILFALITINGGEVIGEF, translated from the coding sequence GTGGCCCGATTGTCCACCAGAAAACCGCGTTTCGGCTTTACGCTGATTGAACTGCTAGTTGTCATCGCCATCATCGCGATTCTGATCGCACTTTTACTTCCAGCCGTACAACAGGCTCGTGAAGCCGCGCGACGGATGAGTTGTAAGAATAATCTCAAACAGATTGCTCTGGCGGCGCACAACTACGAATCCGCATTCAGAGTTCTTCCCCCGCGTAGAATTCTTTCATCAGGAAACCGCCGCGGATGGGGTCCTTCAATTCTACCCTATCTCGATCAGGCAAATCTGCAGGGACGATATGATTTCAACAAGAATTTTTACGACCCCGAAAACGCAGACAATATAAAAGTACCTCTCAAAGTTTTCATGTGCCCTTCTGCTCCCGGACCGCGTCCGATCACCGTTCTCGTCAGTGGTGTTTCATCGGAAGGCATTGCAGGAGACTACTTCGGTCCGAACAGCTTTCGCTCCAATCTGTATGGAGTCTCAAGCTTAAGCGGAAACAACCAGATCACAGCCATGGACGATCTGCCCCGCACTCGCAAGTTCCGGGATATCACAGATGGAACGACGAATACCATGTTGATTACCGAACAGGCGGGCCGTCCCGACTATTACATTCGTGGAATTAAACAACCATCGAATGCTGGTTTGAGCCAGGCAACCAGCTGGGGATCCTGGCCGTCCTATCAGGTGTTTCAGGTCCAGGTCTTCGGCAGTGATGCCGTCACCCGCGATGGCCCCGTAGGGACCTGTTCCATCAACTGTAATAACAGTCAGGGAATCTACAGTTTTCATACAGGCGGCGCACAAGCTTCTTTCGCAGATGGTTCGGTTCACATGCTCTCGGAATCGATTGATGCCAACATCCTCTTCGCCCTCATTACGATCAATGGCGGAGAAGTCATTGGAGAATTCTGA
- a CDS encoding PP2C family protein-serine/threonine phosphatase, which translates to MPPVKRTIRFQLLLVVNMVLGIFVVVFLLFSYQRDLAARLNDKRIALEEEAATILPTILEMQQEERTEIQKYINTIHRQMQEIHAPEHHILITFEKPERPAISDAGQSEELITAIRQAARSPGKLTHFHNSEIVVGTFREGGITVSVSETVDNLYGDVLSEVLNRLTGFIVLAFITGIMINLALTYIVTRPLDQLMQTVQLIGQGELGTQSETFHSMELNYLTHEINAMSTSLAAVEKVRQRQMNKARMIQENLHPRKIDVPGLDVATIYHPADEVGGDYYDVLQLEDGAWLFCVADITGHGISAAMSAAVLKTLLIQACEHSSCPAEIMEFINRRFTVISPVGEFVSMQLISIHPETHAIEYASAGHEPACILSSTGEISESETTGLLVGIEQETSWNTICLQLNQGDRLLMLTDGVSETHSPAGEMFGRKRLTALLQECQHLSVSETAEQIRSTLSQFRAGGAQQDDITLLLVEMTAPCSSSTTTAPEVDHQ; encoded by the coding sequence ATGCCACCGGTAAAACGAACAATTCGTTTCCAGCTTCTGCTGGTCGTGAACATGGTACTGGGAATTTTTGTGGTTGTTTTTCTGCTCTTCTCCTACCAGCGCGATCTCGCAGCCCGCCTGAATGACAAACGCATCGCTCTCGAAGAAGAAGCTGCCACCATCCTCCCCACCATTCTGGAAATGCAGCAGGAAGAACGAACCGAAATTCAGAAATATATCAATACCATCCATCGCCAGATGCAGGAGATCCATGCCCCGGAACATCACATCTTAATTACATTTGAAAAACCGGAACGCCCCGCCATCTCCGACGCAGGTCAATCAGAGGAACTGATCACAGCCATCCGTCAGGCAGCCCGTTCCCCCGGCAAACTAACCCACTTCCATAATTCCGAAATTGTGGTCGGAACATTCCGTGAGGGAGGCATCACTGTCTCCGTCTCTGAAACCGTAGACAATCTGTACGGCGATGTCTTATCGGAAGTGCTGAACCGCCTCACCGGCTTCATCGTGCTCGCCTTCATCACAGGGATCATGATCAACCTGGCCCTGACCTACATTGTCACCCGTCCCCTCGATCAGTTAATGCAAACCGTCCAGCTCATTGGACAGGGCGAACTCGGAACGCAGTCGGAAACCTTCCACAGTATGGAGCTCAATTATCTGACTCATGAAATCAATGCGATGAGTACCTCGCTCGCTGCAGTCGAGAAAGTGCGCCAACGCCAGATGAATAAAGCACGTATGATTCAGGAGAATCTGCATCCCCGAAAAATCGATGTACCAGGCCTGGATGTTGCAACCATCTACCACCCCGCTGACGAAGTTGGCGGTGACTATTATGATGTTCTGCAACTCGAAGATGGTGCCTGGCTGTTCTGTGTCGCAGATATTACCGGTCATGGAATCTCAGCCGCCATGAGCGCCGCAGTTCTGAAGACCCTGCTCATCCAGGCCTGCGAACATTCGAGTTGCCCGGCGGAAATCATGGAATTCATAAACCGTCGCTTTACTGTCATCAGTCCCGTGGGCGAATTCGTTTCCATGCAGTTGATTTCAATCCATCCTGAGACTCATGCCATTGAATACGCCAGTGCAGGGCATGAACCGGCCTGCATTCTCAGCTCGACAGGAGAAATTTCCGAGTCTGAAACAACCGGGCTCCTGGTCGGAATTGAGCAGGAGACGTCCTGGAATACAATCTGTCTCCAACTGAATCAGGGAGACCGCCTGCTGATGCTCACTGACGGCGTCTCCGAAACCCACAGCCCCGCAGGGGAAATGTTTGGTCGCAAACGTTTGACCGCCTTGCTACAGGAGTGTCAGCACCTGTCAGTCAGCGAAACGGCTGAGCAGATCCGCTCAACGCTTTCCCAGTTTCGGGCAGGTGGCGCTCAACAGGATGACATCACGCTTCTGCTCGTCGAGATGACAGCCCCCTGTTCCAGCTCTACCACAACTGCTCCTGAAGTGGATCACCAATGA
- a CDS encoding carboxypeptidase-like regulatory domain-containing protein, whose product MRLLLLLVFVLLTSVSAGCSSHGADMPELGQVHGKVTLDGQPLSGVNLLFEPETGRTSRATTQEDGSYSAQYLIDEAGVKVGPSVVRLEWGIDASGPKIPAKYGTKSELKLDVQPGDNVFDIEMKSK is encoded by the coding sequence ATGCGTCTGCTGTTACTCCTGGTGTTTGTGTTACTGACTTCTGTTTCGGCTGGTTGCAGCAGCCATGGTGCCGATATGCCCGAACTGGGGCAGGTGCATGGAAAGGTAACGCTGGATGGTCAGCCGCTCTCTGGCGTGAATCTGCTGTTCGAGCCAGAAACGGGGCGCACTTCCCGGGCTACTACGCAAGAGGATGGAAGCTACTCAGCCCAATATCTGATTGATGAAGCCGGTGTCAAAGTGGGGCCCAGTGTGGTGCGACTGGAGTGGGGCATTGATGCCAGCGGCCCCAAGATCCCGGCGAAATACGGGACAAAGAGTGAATTAAAACTGGATGTGCAACCGGGAGACAACGTGTTCGATATCGAAATGAAATCAAAGTAA
- a CDS encoding DUF1559 domain-containing protein: MSQSGSLRKRGFTLIELLVVIAIIAILIALLLPAVQQAREAARRSTCKNSMKQIGLAMQNYHDVHNTFPPGYVTKTHCSSASVWSGCNQGELGVYGWGAFILPFIDQAPLYNLLNIGGVTLDQNLANASTRQALQQPLAIFLCPSDPGPSLNDYVSGTNNYNFTVTDGTTPYQIARSDYVMVANAWDSTTPPVYSVSYGAAHGIGYANSRVRFRDIIDGSSNTILVGERAYIYKSTNKVGGANVIGFSGSNNTQSSSYARKGNGMAVLGLTYNGINALAGAEHDVRGFSSNHVGGAHFVFCDGSVHFLSENIDYKKGSVSTANYLQNINSTFQRLAVRDDGQVVGEF, encoded by the coding sequence ATGAGTCAGTCTGGAAGCTTGAGAAAACGTGGGTTCACATTGATTGAACTGCTGGTGGTGATTGCCATTATAGCAATCCTGATCGCGCTGTTGCTGCCTGCGGTTCAGCAGGCACGTGAGGCAGCACGACGTTCGACCTGCAAAAACAGTATGAAGCAGATCGGACTGGCGATGCAGAACTATCACGATGTGCACAACACCTTTCCTCCAGGATATGTCACTAAAACGCACTGCAGTTCTGCTTCGGTCTGGTCTGGCTGCAATCAGGGGGAACTGGGTGTTTACGGCTGGGGGGCGTTTATACTGCCCTTTATCGATCAGGCTCCCTTGTACAATCTGCTTAATATTGGTGGTGTGACGCTGGATCAGAATCTGGCGAATGCCAGTACTCGACAGGCATTGCAGCAGCCATTGGCTATTTTTCTCTGTCCCTCAGATCCGGGGCCGAGCCTTAACGACTACGTTTCCGGTACGAACAATTATAATTTTACAGTTACAGATGGAACGACACCCTATCAGATTGCCCGTTCCGATTATGTGATGGTGGCCAATGCCTGGGACAGTACGACGCCTCCCGTATATTCCGTTTCCTATGGCGCGGCACATGGAATTGGATACGCGAATTCCCGGGTTCGTTTTCGGGATATCATCGATGGTAGCAGCAACACCATTCTGGTTGGCGAACGAGCTTACATTTATAAGAGTACAAATAAGGTGGGTGGCGCCAATGTGATTGGCTTTTCCGGATCGAATAATACCCAGAGCAGCAGTTATGCCCGCAAGGGAAATGGCATGGCGGTGCTGGGGCTGACGTATAACGGTATCAATGCATTGGCGGGAGCCGAGCATGATGTGCGAGGATTCAGCAGTAATCATGTTGGTGGGGCGCATTTTGTTTTCTGCGATGGATCGGTGCATTTCCTCAGTGAGAACATTGATTACAAGAAAGGATCGGTGTCCACGGCCAATTATCTGCAGAACATCAATTCCACGTTTCAAAGGCTGGCGGTTCGAGATGATGGCCAGGTGGTTGGTGAATTCTAA
- the rpmF gene encoding 50S ribosomal protein L32: MAVPKRRMSKSNSRKRRSHNGVKAGKPTYCPQCGTASPSHAICPHCGFYQGRTIVDTED, from the coding sequence ATGGCAGTTCCAAAAAGACGGATGTCAAAATCCAACTCTCGTAAGAGACGTAGTCACAATGGTGTAAAGGCTGGCAAGCCTACCTATTGCCCCCAATGTGGTACCGCGTCCCCTTCTCATGCCATTTGCCCTCACTGTGGTTTCTATCAGGGGCGAACCATCGTTGATACTGAGGACTAA